The following DNA comes from Elusimicrobiota bacterium.
GCCGGGAGACCGGCTGGATCGCCGCGGGCGCCGTGCTCGCGAACGCGGCGTCCTTGTCCGTCGAGGCCCGCGTCATCGGCCCCATCGACCTCTTCTCCCTCGTGCTCAAGACGAGCATCCTCGCCGGAGCCGCCGTGGGGACCTGGTCCCTCGCGAAGTCCGAGCGCGAGAGCAGCGCGAGGGCGGCGGTCCAGCGGGGCGAGATCGAGCGGCTGGAGGGCGTCGCCTCCGTGGCCGCCCTCGGCGCCGGAGCCGTCCACGACCTAGGCGCGCCCCTGACCGTCATCCTGGGCTACGCGAACATGCTGCGCGAGGATCCGGACCTGCCGCAGGCCGCGCGCGACGACCTGGCGCGCGTCGAGCGCGCCGCCCTGTATTGCCGGGATCTCGTCAGCGGCCTCCTGAAGCGCGACGAGCCTTCGATGCGGACCCGAAGCGCCAGCGACGTGGTCGAGGCGGCTCTTCGCCTGTGCGAGGACCCGGTCCGGGCGCGCCGGATCGAGATCTCCCGGGAATTCCCGGACGAGACCGTTTATCTCCGGGCCGCGGGGCTCGAGCTGGAGCGCGTCCTGGTCAACCTCGTCGGCAACGCGGCCAAGGCGCTGCCGGCCGGCGGGCGCATCATGGTGTCCGTGTCCCGCTCCGGGCCGCGCGCGTTCGTGTGCGTGGACGACGACGGGCCGGGCCTGCCGCCGGAGCTCCTGCCGCGGCTGTTCACGCCGTTCGCCTCGGCCAGCGCGGGGGGCGTGGGCCTGGGGCTGTACCACTGCCGAGAGATCGTCCGTCGTCACGGGGGCGACCTGACCGCCGGACGCTCCGCGGCGGGGGGAGCGCGCTTCCAGCTCGCCCTTCCCTGGACGGAGCCGAAAGCCGGGCCTGCGTCGGTCGCCGAGGCAAGGCCCCGCGGACCGGCGCCCGTCTGAGCCGTTCCCTTACGGGAGCTTGCCGGCGTCGATCATGCCCATGCCCTGGGTGATGGACGGCAGGCCGGGGATCGGCGTCGCGGCCTTCCTGAGCATGGCGCGCACCGCGGCGGGAGAGGACGCGCCGCGCGCGACGGCGAGGGCCGCCAGGCCGGCGACGTGAGGGGTGGCCATCGAGGTGCCCGAGAGCTCCTCCCAGCCGCCGGCCATGTTCACCGACCTCACGTTGACGCCGGGCGCGATGAAATCCACCTCGGGTCCGCGGCTCGAGAACTCCGCGACCCCGTCCTTCACGTCGGAGGCGCCGATCGCGAGGGTCTCCGGGTAGCTCGCCGGGAAGCCGACCGGTCCGCCGCCGTTGCCGGCCGCGGCGACGATGGTCATGCCGGCCTTGCTCGCGGCGGCGACGGCGCGCTTGAGGGCCTCGCTGCCCTCGTCGGCGCCGAGGCTCATGTTGGCGACCTTGACGCCTTTCTTGACGGCCCACTCGATGCCGGCGATGACGCTCGAGTAGCCGCCGTTGCCGTCCGCGTCGAGGACCTTGACCGCGTAGAGCTTGGCCAGCGGCGCCGCGCCGACGACGCCCTTGCCGTCGCGCTTGCCCGCGACCGTGCCGGCGACGTGGGAGCCGTGCCCCTGGTCGTCGTCCCAGGCGTCGGGCCGCTTGGGGTCGAGCGCGTTGAAGCCGCCCAGGACGACTCCCGCGAGGTCCGGGTGGGACCGGGAGACGCCGGTGTCGATGATCGCGACGGCCGCGCCCTGGCCCTGGCCGCGCGGCGTGGTCCAGGAGGCCTCCGCGTTCACGCGGCGGATGCCCCAGGGCTGCTCGGGGTCCGCGACGGCGACGGGCTTGAGCGCGCTGATTTTTTTAAGGATGTCGCGGAAACCCTCCCCGAGCTCGAACTGGGGCGCGGCGGCGGGGGGCGCGACGGTCACGGCCTTGAGCCAGTTGACGACCTTGTCGGTCTCGACCAGGTCGACCTGGAAGTCGGCCTTGAGCTTGGTCTCCGCGGCGTCGGCCTTGAACGCGGGGAGCTCGATGACGATCGCGTTGATCGACGGGAGCTCGCGCACGACCGCGCACCCCACGCTCTGCGCGAGCGCGCGGCAGCGGTCCGCGCTCACCCCGGGCTTGCAGGCCACGATCTTCTGGACGGTGTCGCCGGCGTCGAGCGGGCAGAACTGCGCGCGGGCGGCGGAGGCGATGAGGAGCGGGACGATCGCGAGGGCGAGTCGGAGGGGGTTCATGGGCCTATTATTAGCCGGGTCCTTCGGCCCGCGCGTGGGCCATGAGGCCTATGACGGCATGGGCCCAAAGGCCCATGAGTGACTATTGTCATCCCGCCCGCCTCCGCGCGCGTAGAACCTTGGGCCTAGACCGAATGCCTGGGCCCCCTTCCCCGTACGGCCCAGGGCGCGGACGGCGGGGCCGGGTACAATAAGGTCAGACGTTAGACCAGCAACAGGGAGAAAACCTCGCATGGCCCGACGCCTCAACCGTCTCGTCCGCATCGTCCTCTCCGCCGCTCTCGTCGTCCTCTCCTCGGGGCTCGACGCGCAGCAGGCCTTCGCGCAGGCCGTCGCCGGCCGCGCGGCCCCCGTTTCCGCGACGCCGCAGCTCGGCCTCGGTTTCTCCAACGCGCCGGCGCCGTCCTTGGCCGCCCCCGTCCTGTCCCTGTCGGCGCCGTCCTTGTCCGCGCCTTCCGCCCTCTCCGCCTCGCCTCGGATCGCCGCTCCCGCCGCCTTCGTTCCCGCGGCGCTCAAGCCGGCCTCTCCCGCCGCCGCGATCGCCCAGAAGGTCCTGGCCGCCGCGCCCGCGCTGCAGGCCTTGGCCAAGCCCGAGACCGGCGGCTCCGCCGCCGCCGTCGCCGGCCGCGACCTCGAGGACGTCTTGACCGGCGTCAAGGCGGCTGAATATCCCGAGCTGAGCGGCGCGGTCGCCGCCGGCGTCCCGTCGGCCCTCGCTCCCGCGCTCTCCGCTCCTTCGGCCGCTCCCGAAGCCCCGAAGGCGGCGGTCCCCGCCGCCGAGCCGCAGGTCCAGGCGCCCAAGACGGTCGAGAGCTCTTCCTCATATATGTTCCATCGCCTGGCGCTGAAGACGGTCGCGGCCCTGACCGGCGCCGTCTTCTCCCTGCCCCAGGCCGGCGCCGCCCTGACCGCGAAGGTCATCGCCTCCGCCGCCGACAAGCAGCTCGTGGTCTCCGACTTCGACGACACCTTGGCCGGCTACAACGCCGTCCTGCCGGCCGAGAAGGTCGCCGCGATCCGCGCCATCCGCCAGGCCGGCAAGCACTTCGCCGTCGTCAGCGACCGCGGCGACGAGAAGCGCCCGGGCTCCACTCAGCTCACCGTGTTCGAGTCGCTCGCCAGCCTTCCCGCCGACGTGACCGAGGGCATGTACGTCGCCGCCAACAGCGGCGGCAGGCTCTATCAGTACCGGAACGGCGTCCCCGTCAAGGTCTGGGAGGCCGAGCCTCTCGCCGCCGAGAAGCCCGAGGCCGTCAAGGACGCGTCGGCCGCGACGATCGCGCGGCTCTCCGAGGCCGGCGTCGAGCAGCACCCCGGCGACTCGCTCAACCCCAAGGAGTCCTACAACACCTACGGCTACGCCCTGATGATCAAGGTCGGAGCGACCCCGGCGCAGATGAAGCAGGTCGCCGCGATCATGGGCGAGGAGCTCGCCAAGCGCGGCATCGAGGTCGAAGTGTCCGGCCGCCTTCCTAAAGATCTCAAGAACCCCGGCTACGCGACTTTCTCCATCATCACGAAGGCTCCCGCGACGGCGAAGATCGCCGAGAAGCTCGGCCTCAAGCCGTCGCAGGCGCTCGTCATCGGCGACATGATGTACGTGCCGCGCCAGGCCAAGAAGGCGTCGTGGCTGACCCGCCTGGGGCTCAAGCTCAGCGGCCTGCCCATCGGCGAGACCGGCAACGAGACCGACCGCAACATGTCCAAGGGCCTGCCCGGCGTGCTCGCGATCGGCGTCGGCCGCAAGATGGACCCCCGCATCCCCAACGGCTGGAACCTCGCCGACCACGGGCCGGACGTCGCGCAGAAGGTCCTCGAGTCCGTCGCCTCGAAGCCGGCGCGCTCTCGGGCGGAGAAGGACCGGGACGACGCGATCAAGGTCACGCAGGCGGTCGAAGTCGGCGCCGGCATCGGGCTCATCGCGCTGGCCGCTCTCGCCTTGTACGCGATCGGCGGCGCCCTCATCGACATGCTCCGCCTCGCCGAGGAGGCCCTGCGGCGCGGCATCGAGCTCGGTCCCGAGGCCGGCTTCTTCCTCGGCGCGACCACGCTCGGCATGGCGGGGATGCTGGGCGCGGGCCGCTCGATCCTGTCCAACCCCAACGACGCCTACGCGACCGCGCTGAAGCAGGCCCGCGAGGCCGCCGCCAAGCGCGGCGTCCCCGCCGACCAGGTCGAGTTCGTCGAGGCGACCGCCGGCATGCCCGTCCGCGACGGCGCGCAGTGGAAGTACACGTTCTCCGTTCCCGGCGCCTTGATCTACGTGGACTTCTCGACCTTCCTCGGCAGCGGCCAGGACTTCCGCACCAGCGTCTACGTGGGCGCGTTTCCTTCTCAAAAGTCCCATCCGATCCCCGCCGAGGCCTTCGCCTCCTTCGTCGCGCTGACCCCCGACGCCGCGCTCCTTCTCCTCAAAGACAAGGCTCCCGGCTTCGGCTCCGCCGTCTCCGTCTCGCTCGCGGCCCGCCCGGCCGCGGACGGCAACGGCTCGCAGCTGTCCTACAAGTTCTACGACAACGACGGCAGCATCGGCACCGTCGGCGTCGCGGGCGCCTTCGTCCGCGTCGATCAGCTCTCCGAGAAGGCCCAGAAGGCCTCCGCGCCGGCGACTCCCGGCCTGACCCACGCCGTCGAGCCGAACGACCTGTACGCCCTGGCGCTCGAGAACATCACGGCCAAGGCCGCGGCCGCCGGAGTCTCCGCCGACAAGATCAAGCTCCTGTCGGCCGTGCACGAGTCCCGTCGCTTCAACGGCGCGTGGATCGGCGACGAGTGGCGCTTCTTCTTCGGCTGGGGCGGCGAGAACGGCGGCGTCCAGTACGTCGTGCCCGCCCGCCGCACGATGGTGTCCGAGACGATGATGGACGCCTTCGCGCCCGAGCTCAAGGGCCTGACGTCCAAGGAGCGCCTCGCCGAGGGCGTGCCCGCCGCCTCCTTCAACATGGGCGTCAAGACCGCCCCCGACGCCGGGCTCAAGGGCCTCGACGGCGTGACCCGCGTCAGCCTCCTGCCCCGCGTCGAGCCGCTCAGCGGCGACAAGGACCTCTGGTACTCCTACCAGGACTCGCGCCGCGAGCTCGCGGCGATGAACGCCCGAACCGGCGAGATCCGCAAAGCCGCGCCCGCCGCGCCCCGGGACTCGGCGCTGAAGTCCTTCCTGCTGTGGCTCGGCGGCGTGGCGCTCGTCGCCTTGATCTACGGCGGCTTCTACTGGGCGGCCTCTCACGCGCCCGTCGCCGCGCCGCAGATCCCCGAGGGCTGGAACGGCCCCGTCCCGACCATCGACGAGTTCTTCCGCGGCATGGGCGGCGTCCTCGGCCTCGGCGCCCTCGCCGGCATGGTCAAGAAGACGAAGAAGGCCAAGGTCACTGAAGACATGGTCCGGGCCGCCGCGGCCCACGTCATCGCCTTCAAGGGCCGTCCGTGGTCCTCGACCGAGTACAACTCGGTGTATTACCCCGAGCTCGAGCGCCTCAAGGCCGAGGGCGCGACGCAGGAGCAGATCGCCCTGTTCATGAAGCTCTGCGACGAGGCCCCCATCAAGGGCGGCCGCTTCAACCCCTGGTCGGGCGACTGATTGACGCCGGTCAAGCGGCGCCGCGTCGCCGCATGCTAGAATAGCCCGGATAATGGCCGAATCGATCCTGTCGTGGGGGGCGTTCCTCCTCTATACCGCCGCTTGCGCCGCGGCCTTCGCCTATCTTCTGACGAAGAACGCCCGCGCCAGCAGCCTGATGCTGACCTTCGTCGGCTGCGGCATCGCCCTTCACGTGTTGGGCTTCGGCCTCCGCCTCGTCTCGTTCTGGGCCTTCCCCGAGAACCGCTGGTACCTGCCGGTCAACAATTACTTCGGCGCCTTGACCTATATGTCCTTGGCGCTGGCCGCGGCGTTCTTCTCCATCGAGGTGCGCCGCCACCTGGGGATACTCGGGGCCTTCGTCCTGCCGATGGCCGCGCTGAGCCTCGGCGTCGCGGTGCTCTCGGCCGATCCGGCCGTCGCCCCGCTCGAGCCCAAGCTGCGCAGCTACTGGCTCAATATCCATCCCATGATCCTGATGACCGCCTACGCCGCGTTCATCAACGCCTTCGGCGTGGCCCTGGCCCTCCTGATCCAGGAGCGCCAGATCAAGTCGCGCAAGCCGAGCGAGCTGTGCTACCGCCTGCCCTCGCTCGACGAGCTCGACGCGCTCAACGGCCGCATCATCGCCGTCACCTTGCCCATCCTCGTCGGCGGCCTGGCCATGGGCGCGGCGTGGGCCTACCAGGCCTCGGGCCGCGCCTGGTCCTGGGACCCGAAGGAGACGATGTCCTTGATCACGGCCGGCTTCTACGCCGAGTTCCTGTGGCTGCGCTACGTCTCGGGCAAGCGCGGCCGCACGCCGGTGTACGTCTCGATGGCCGGCTTCGCCTGCATGCTGCTCACCTTCTTCGGCGCCGAGCTGGTCTCCGGCCGCCACGATTTCCTGGGGGGGAAGTGAAGCTCCTCTCCCTGAGCTGGACGCACCGCGACCGCGTCGGCGCGTCCCGCGAGGCCCTGGCCGCCGTGCCCGTCGAGCGCGTCCTGGCCGAGCTCAAGGCGCGCGGCTTCGCGGAGGCCGTCGCGGTCTCCACCTGCAACCGCTTCGAGCTTTACGTCGCCGCGCAGGCCAACCAGACCCTCGCCGCGGCGCCTTTGCTGGCCGCGCTCGAGGACCTGGCCGGCGCGGCCCTCGCCGCTCCGCCCGACGTCCGCGAGGACGACCCCGCCGTCGGCCACCTGTTCTGCGTCGCCGCGGGCCTCGACTCGCTCGTCGTGGGCGAGACCGAGATCCTGGGCCAGGTGAAGGCCGGCTATGAGAAAGCCAAGGCCGCGGGCATGACCGGCAAGCGCCTCAACGTCCTGTTCCAGCGCGCCCTCTTCGTCGGCAAGAAGGTCCGTGCCGAGACCGCGCTCGCCTCCGGCTCGCTGTCGGTCCCGTCCGTCGCCGTGCAGCTCGCGGAGACCATCTTCGGCCGCCTCGAGGGGAAGTCCGCGCTGATCCTCGGCGCCGGCGCCATGGCCGAGCTCGCCGCCAAGCACCTGGCCGAGAAAGGCGTCAGCAGGCTCACCGTCGCCAACCGCACCTGGGACCGCGCCTACCAGCTCGCCGCCCGCTATCAAGGCGAGGCCGTCGAGTGGGAGTCCTTCCCCGCCGAGCTCGAGCGCGCCGACGTCGTCATCTCCTCGACCGGCGCCCCGGCCGCCGTGCTGACCCGCGCCCTCGTCAAGGACGCGGTCCGCCGCCGCGGCGGGCGCTCGCTGTTCATGATCGACATCGCGATGCCGCGCGACATCGAGGAGTCGGTCCACGAGATCGACGGCGTGTACCTGTACCGCCTGGAGGACCTCGAGGCGATCGTGGCCAAGAACATGGCCTCCCGCGCCGAGGCCGTCGCCGCGGCGCGCCGCATCGTCGACGCCAAGTCCGCCGAGTTCATCGCCTGGGCGCGCTCGCTGTCGACCGGCCGCGAGCTCAGCCTCAAGCACGCCGACCGAACGGATGGTCGGGTCTTCGACGCGGAATACCAGGCATGAGGCTGGCGCTCGCCCTGCTGCTCCTGTCTTCCGTCGCGCGCGCCGCGCCGGCGCCGTACGGCATCCTCCTCCTGGCCCACGGCGGCGACGAATCCTGGAACGGCGAGATCGAGCTCCTGCGCTCCCGCGTCGACAAGAAGGTCCCGACCGAGGCCGCGCTCGGCATGGCCGATCCCAAGACGCTCCAGGCCGGCGTGGACCGCCTGGAGAAGCGCGGGGTCGAGCGCGTCGTCGCGGTGCCCTTGTTCATCCAGTCCCGCTCCGAGGTCCTC
Coding sequences within:
- a CDS encoding HAMP domain-containing histidine kinase; protein product: MSASSAGVRSSGRYEAALGVALAALAFLSKDNPRLVLPDCLWLFLLLLGASLAASLAVRLRPGRVMPAALALVASFVVVAAIQGRSGGSESDLWVLYLLPIFSAAILLGGRETGWIAAGAVLANAASLSVEARVIGPIDLFSLVLKTSILAGAAVGTWSLAKSERESSARAAVQRGEIERLEGVASVAALGAGAVHDLGAPLTVILGYANMLREDPDLPQAARDDLARVERAALYCRDLVSGLLKRDEPSMRTRSASDVVEAALRLCEDPVRARRIEISREFPDETVYLRAAGLELERVLVNLVGNAAKALPAGGRIMVSVSRSGPRAFVCVDDDGPGLPPELLPRLFTPFASASAGGVGLGLYHCREIVRRHGGDLTAGRSAAGGARFQLALPWTEPKAGPASVAEARPRGPAPV
- a CDS encoding S8 family peptidase, translating into MNPLRLALAIVPLLIASAARAQFCPLDAGDTVQKIVACKPGVSADRCRALAQSVGCAVVRELPSINAIVIELPAFKADAAETKLKADFQVDLVETDKVVNWLKAVTVAPPAAAPQFELGEGFRDILKKISALKPVAVADPEQPWGIRRVNAEASWTTPRGQGQGAAVAIIDTGVSRSHPDLAGVVLGGFNALDPKRPDAWDDDQGHGSHVAGTVAGKRDGKGVVGAAPLAKLYAVKVLDADGNGGYSSVIAGIEWAVKKGVKVANMSLGADEGSEALKRAVAAASKAGMTIVAAAGNGGGPVGFPASYPETLAIGASDVKDGVAEFSSRGPEVDFIAPGVNVRSVNMAGGWEELSGTSMATPHVAGLAALAVARGASSPAAVRAMLRKAATPIPGLPSITQGMGMIDAGKLP
- the ccsA gene encoding cytochrome c biogenesis protein CcsA; protein product: MAESILSWGAFLLYTAACAAAFAYLLTKNARASSLMLTFVGCGIALHVLGFGLRLVSFWAFPENRWYLPVNNYFGALTYMSLALAAAFFSIEVRRHLGILGAFVLPMAALSLGVAVLSADPAVAPLEPKLRSYWLNIHPMILMTAYAAFINAFGVALALLIQERQIKSRKPSELCYRLPSLDELDALNGRIIAVTLPILVGGLAMGAAWAYQASGRAWSWDPKETMSLITAGFYAEFLWLRYVSGKRGRTPVYVSMAGFACMLLTFFGAELVSGRHDFLGGK
- a CDS encoding glutamyl-tRNA reductase, translating into MKLLSLSWTHRDRVGASREALAAVPVERVLAELKARGFAEAVAVSTCNRFELYVAAQANQTLAAAPLLAALEDLAGAALAAPPDVREDDPAVGHLFCVAAGLDSLVVGETEILGQVKAGYEKAKAAGMTGKRLNVLFQRALFVGKKVRAETALASGSLSVPSVAVQLAETIFGRLEGKSALILGAGAMAELAAKHLAEKGVSRLTVANRTWDRAYQLAARYQGEAVEWESFPAELERADVVISSTGAPAAVLTRALVKDAVRRRGGRSLFMIDIAMPRDIEESVHEIDGVYLYRLEDLEAIVAKNMASRAEAVAAARRIVDAKSAEFIAWARSLSTGRELSLKHADRTDGRVFDAEYQA